CCATTTCGAACAATTGCAGGCCGTGGGACGCGCGACCCGCGCACGGCACGGTGACATCACTTTCTGGCTGGCCGCCGAACGCGCCAAGAGTTTTGCGCAAATTTTCCCTAATGCAATTTTTGAAGCCCAGCTTGCGGACGTACAAGTCGCTGTTCCCTCCCCTGACGACGCGCTGCTCGCATTGGTGACCGGCTGGATGGGCCATATCGGACCAACTACGTCGGCAGAGCTCGGCCAGACTTTGGGCTTGCCCGCGAGAGAAATCGAGAAGACTTTGCTGCGCCTGGAGTCCACTGGCGCGATTCTGCGCGGCAACTTTACGAGCAGCCCCGCCAGGCCTGAAGAAAATCGGCAGGATGCCGGCGCCACGACTACCGAATGGTGTGAGCGCCGCCTTTTGGCCCGCATTCATCGCCTCACCCTGGGCACACTACGCAAGCAAATCGAGCCCGTCACCGCCGCGCAATTCATGCGCTGGCTGTTGCGGTGGCAGCATGTCGCCCCGGGCACTCAAGTTTCGGGCGAGCGGGGCACGTTGGAAGTCCTTCGCCAGCTCCAGGGTTTCGAGGTTCCCGCCAGCGCATGGGAGCGGCAAGTGCTCGCGCGGCGTATCGCCGATTACGATCCCAAGCACCTCGACCAGCTTTGCCTTACGGGCGCCGTCGGTTGGGGACGCCTCTCGCCTCATCCCGCAACCTTGGAGGACTCCGCCGAGGGCCGACGGCGCGTGGTCCCAACCAGCGTAGCGCCCATAACGTTCTATATTCGCGAAGAGTCCGACTGGATGTCGCCCCGCCACCCCGAACACCAGGACGGACGCGGGTTGAGTGCCAGTGCTCGCCAGGTAATGGAATTTCTACGCCAGCGCGGCGCATCGTTCTTTACGGACATCGTACGTGGCACCGAGAAATTGAAAGCTGAAATTGAGACCGCTCTCTGGGAGTTGGTTGCTGCCGGAATCGTTACCGCCGACGGCTTCGACAACCTGCGTGCACTGATTGATCCCAAACGCCGCGCCGGGCAAGGACACGGCCGCTTGGCTCGTCCTCGCCATAGTGCCGGACGCTGGGCGCTGCTCTATGCTGGCGAACCGGCGGAACACACGCGCAAGGTCGAGGCCGCCTGCTGGATGCTGCTGCGCCGCTACGGCGTGGTGTTCCGCGACCTGTTGGCGCGAGAAGCCATGCTTCCCAAGTGGCGCGAGTTGCTCATGGCTTTCCGTCGGCTCGAAGATCGGGGCGAGGTCCGTGGCGGCCGCTTCATCAGCGGATTTCTGGGCGAGCAGTTCGCATTGCCGGTAGCCGTCGAATCGCTACGCGCATTGCGCAATGAAACATCCCGCAATGCCGCGCCGCCGGGCGAGGCCATCACGCTCTCCGCCGCCGATCCACTCAATCTTGTTGGGGTGATCGTGCCCGGTGAACGCGTGCCCGCGATTTCCGGCAAGACCGTTACGTTTCGTGATGGCGTGGCGGTCACGCCCGAGCCTACCGCTATTCACGCAGCGACCGGCGACTGAATTTTCTGCCTGAGCAGTGGCGAATTGGGAACGATCACACTTTGGTAATTTGAGCTGCCGCGAACACCCGCATAACATTCCCATGCCATGCTCAAGGCGACCCCCGCAGACCCCGTCATTTATTTGCCCGCTCGACGCTGGACCCGTAATCGGGTTGACGTTCCCATCCGCATCATCATGCAAAAGGCGGGCAATAGCCGAATAGTGAATGGACGTGGTAAAGAGATCAGCGAGGGCGGCATGGCAGTGTTTGTCGGCGAGGAAATCGCCACCGGAGAGAAAATCCAGGTGGAGTTCACGCCGCCTTATGGTCATCCGATCCGGGTGGACGGCATCGTCCGCAACCGCCTCGGCTATCGTTATGGTATGGAATTTCTGTTCGTCAACGAGCAAGAAGAGGCCAACGTAAAAAAGCTTCGCGCCTTTCTTCGCAGCGCCGCCGGACTGGAGAAGTAACCAATTGCTATCGCTTCAGCAGAGATGAACCTCGCTTCGTCCCACTGCTCTCCGTAATCTCACTCTTGAAGGTATAATTTTCCGCCGTCTTCTCGACCAACATTCAAGATCGGAGCTGCGATGCGTTCTATTCTTATTGTTTGCATTTTGGTTTCTGCCCTCGGCGTGGCCGCCCAACAAAAGAATCCCCCAAAAGCGCAAGTTGAAAAAACGCCGCAGCAGAAACCGGCTGAACAGCCTCAGCCCACCCCGGCGCAGGAAACAGCCCCTAAACCACCGGAAGCGCCCAAGCCGCAGGCAGCCGCGCCGCAACCGTCCGAAGGCGAAGAACGCTATGACATGACGGAGATACCACCCGTCGTTACCCATCACCAGATCACGCTAAACGGCAAGGTCCTCCACTACACCGCCACCACTGGACGGCTGCCCATCAAACGCGCTGACCAGACCGCCATTGAGGCCGAGATGTTCTTCGTGGCCTATACGCTTGACGGTCAGGACATCAACCGGCGCCCGCTTACCTTCGCATTCAACGGCGGCCCTGGCTCCGCTTCGGTCTGGCTGCACATGGGAGCGCTCGGCCCCAAACGCGTCGTGCTGCAGCCGGAAGGCTTTATGCCTCCAGCGCCCTACCGCTTGATGGATAATCCGCAGACCTCGCTCGACCGCACCGACCTGGTGCTGGTGGACGCGATCGGAACCGGCTGGAGCCGCGCTGCCGACGCGAAGGCGCTGAAGAAGTTTCTCGGCGTCAAAGGCGACATCGAGTCTTACAGCGAGTTCATTCGCCTCTATCTCGCTCGTTACGACCGCTGGAGTTCACCCTTGTTTCTTTTTGGCGAGAGTTATGGCACCACCCGTGCCGCGGGTATCGCAGGCTATCTGGCTGATCGAGGCATCACCTTTAACGGCTTGGTGCTTATGTCGATGGCACTCGACTTTGGAACGCTGGAGTTCACCAAAGGCAACGATTTGCCCTACATTTTGATCCTGCCGTCGTACACCATGGCGGCCGCTTATCATCACAAGCTCCCTCCTGAACTCACCCAGGACCTCGCCAAAACCCTGCAGGAGGTCGCGAACTGGGCCTCAACCGGCTACGCGCAGGCATTGGCGAAAGGTGATGCGCTTACCCCACAGCAGCGCCAGGCAACAATTGATCAACTCGCGCGTTACACCGGCCTTACGAAACAGCTGATTGACAACGCCAACCTGCGCATTGACGTCAGACAATTCACCCACAATCTGTTGCTTGACCAAAAACTCCGCGTCGGCCGCCTGGATACGCGTTTCACCGGCCCCGATCCGGAGGGTCTGCTGGACACCGATTTCTACGATCCCACGGGTTCGGCCATCGTTCCGCCTTTCACGGCCATGTTCAACAATTATGTGCGCACCGACCTCGGGTATCGGACTGATATGCCGTATAACGTCTTCTCCTATCGCACCGTGGAGGCATTTTCGAAATGGGACTGGGGCTCGGCGGCAGAGGGATTTCCAAACACTTCCACGGCCTTGCGCCAGGGCATAACCAAGAATCCCTACCTCAGAATTTTAGTCATGGAAGGCTATTACGATCTGGCAACACCGTTCTATGCGGCTGACTACACCATGGACCATCTCGATCTCACCGCCAACCTGCGCAAGAATGTCTCTTATGCGACTTACGATTGTGGCCACATGGTGTATCTGCGGATGGAAACGCTAGCCAAAATGAAGCGTGACTTTTCCGGATTTATAGATCAATCCATTCCGGCGCAGTGAGAAATTGTTTTATGAATCATTGACTCAATTCTGAAGGCGGTCACTTCAAGGGGCAACATCGTTCAGAGGAGGACCGTCAGCGGTGGCGGTCA
The sequence above is drawn from the Terriglobales bacterium genome and encodes:
- a CDS encoding peptidase S10 — protein: MRSILIVCILVSALGVAAQQKNPPKAQVEKTPQQKPAEQPQPTPAQETAPKPPEAPKPQAAAPQPSEGEERYDMTEIPPVVTHHQITLNGKVLHYTATTGRLPIKRADQTAIEAEMFFVAYTLDGQDINRRPLTFAFNGGPGSASVWLHMGALGPKRVVLQPEGFMPPAPYRLMDNPQTSLDRTDLVLVDAIGTGWSRAADAKALKKFLGVKGDIESYSEFIRLYLARYDRWSSPLFLFGESYGTTRAAGIAGYLADRGITFNGLVLMSMALDFGTLEFTKGNDLPYILILPSYTMAAAYHHKLPPELTQDLAKTLQEVANWASTGYAQALAKGDALTPQQRQATIDQLARYTGLTKQLIDNANLRIDVRQFTHNLLLDQKLRVGRLDTRFTGPDPEGLLDTDFYDPTGSAIVPPFTAMFNNYVRTDLGYRTDMPYNVFSYRTVEAFSKWDWGSAAEGFPNTSTALRQGITKNPYLRILVMEGYYDLATPFYAADYTMDHLDLTANLRKNVSYATYDCGHMVYLRMETLAKMKRDFSGFIDQSIPAQ
- a CDS encoding PilZ domain-containing protein; protein product: MLKATPADPVIYLPARRWTRNRVDVPIRIIMQKAGNSRIVNGRGKEISEGGMAVFVGEEIATGEKIQVEFTPPYGHPIRVDGIVRNRLGYRYGMEFLFVNEQEEANVKKLRAFLRSAAGLEK